One Agrobacterium sp. RAC06 DNA segment encodes these proteins:
- a CDS encoding DUF4172 domain-containing protein, producing MKWNWQNADWPDFRYEAASLMAFERKFLQAAGEVIGAVRHFNEDDSYQLRIEVLSDEAVKTSETHGSVCLNSFGRFAKWISASIMPPPSSVPAR from the coding sequence ATGAAATGGAACTGGCAAAACGCCGATTGGCCTGATTTCAGGTACGAAGCTGCAAGCCTGATGGCGTTCGAGCGGAAATTCCTGCAGGCCGCCGGCGAGGTTATAGGTGCCGTTCGGCATTTTAACGAGGATGACAGCTATCAACTTCGCATTGAAGTGCTCAGCGACGAAGCGGTCAAGACATCAGAGACACATGGCTCGGTTTGTCTGAACAGCTTCGGGCGTTTCGCTAAGTGGATTTCCGCCTCGATTATGCCGCCACCATCATCGGTGCCAGCGCGTTGA
- a CDS encoding BMP family protein encodes MSREILISRRSILASGLALSASTFIPTARAAAPIKVAGVHGSPVENAWNSVLHKALQDAAAEGAIEYVFSEGVSGTDYPRAMREYAEQGAKLVIGETFPVEKQAREVAVDYPETAFVMGSSGQQSGDNFGVFGTWNFDGAYLAGMLAGKMTKSNVVGSVGAMPIPEVNMLINAFAAGVKAVNPDAKHLVTFIGTFFDPPKAREAGLAQIDAGADILFGERIGTADAAKERGIKSIGSLVDYTPRYPETVFANALWNFRPILNAAIADVAAGKPTGRDYTAYGLMKEGGSDILYVKGTAPADAEAAMEAKRAEIKAGTFEVPKVMDEPK; translated from the coding sequence ATGTCCAGAGAGATCCTGATCTCCCGGCGCAGCATTCTTGCGTCGGGTCTTGCCCTGAGTGCCTCGACTTTCATTCCCACAGCGCGTGCCGCAGCACCGATCAAAGTGGCCGGTGTTCACGGTTCGCCCGTTGAAAATGCTTGGAATTCCGTCCTCCACAAAGCGCTTCAAGATGCTGCGGCCGAAGGGGCGATCGAATATGTCTTCTCTGAAGGCGTGTCCGGCACCGACTATCCGCGCGCCATGCGCGAATATGCCGAGCAGGGCGCCAAGTTGGTCATCGGCGAAACTTTCCCGGTCGAGAAACAGGCCCGCGAAGTGGCGGTTGACTATCCCGAGACGGCCTTCGTGATGGGATCAAGCGGCCAGCAGTCGGGGGATAATTTCGGCGTCTTCGGCACCTGGAACTTCGACGGCGCTTACCTCGCCGGCATGCTGGCGGGCAAGATGACCAAGTCCAACGTCGTCGGCTCGGTCGGCGCTATGCCGATCCCGGAAGTCAATATGCTGATCAATGCCTTCGCCGCTGGCGTCAAGGCAGTGAATCCGGATGCCAAGCATCTCGTGACCTTCATCGGCACCTTTTTCGACCCGCCAAAGGCGCGCGAGGCTGGCCTTGCCCAGATCGACGCCGGCGCCGACATCCTCTTCGGCGAGCGCATTGGCACGGCTGATGCGGCCAAGGAGCGTGGCATCAAGTCGATCGGCTCGCTGGTCGACTACACCCCGCGCTATCCGGAAACCGTCTTCGCCAACGCCCTTTGGAACTTCCGCCCGATCCTCAACGCCGCAATCGCCGATGTTGCCGCCGGCAAGCCGACAGGTCGCGACTATACCGCCTATGGCCTGATGAAGGAAGGCGGCAGTGACATCCTCTACGTCAAGGGTACGGCTCCGGCCGATGCCGAAGCGGCGATGGAGGCCAAGCGTGCCGAGATCAAAGCCGGCACATTCGAAGTTCCGAAAGTGATGGACGAGCCGAAGTAA
- a CDS encoding amidase produces the protein MRSDATDLAEAIGSGRLSAIEAMQAALASADQYREFGAIAHIDAELGLEAARSFTARSTADPDSPPMTFGGVPTLAKDLGGPFAGFPVAAGSRLIERRGGHVDSDLAGRFRAAGFCLFGLTTSPEFGLSLASEPEIGPITRNPLAPALSAGGSSGGAAAAVAAGIVSIAHATDAGGSIRVPAACCGLVGLKPSRGLMPAGPHFGNHLGGIATELAVCRSVRDTKAILAVLGGHACGPFPPVALADVPEGRMRIGVLTATGSDHPTQPERSAATEEAARRLERDGHVLVPVAFSQIEAISAISRRVFADIVCINLAETITHFDLDATRTERLTQAVIERGLALSARSLWQSLNAMVLVSRDLWRLFDGLDCLIAPMLASAPLPVGSFPSDHADTDLHFERMAAFAPLAALANASGFPAITLPFGADEHGLPLPVQMIAPMGADALLLRLAAVLEQDGRWQHRFPVAGLDA, from the coding sequence ATGCGTTCAGACGCAACGGATCTGGCAGAGGCGATCGGCTCCGGTCGCCTCTCCGCCATCGAGGCCATGCAGGCTGCACTTGCCTCCGCGGACCAATACCGGGAATTCGGCGCCATCGCCCATATCGATGCGGAGCTCGGGCTGGAAGCGGCCCGTAGTTTTACTGCCCGATCGACAGCAGATCCTGACAGTCCGCCCATGACCTTTGGGGGAGTGCCCACGCTCGCCAAGGATCTCGGCGGTCCTTTCGCCGGATTTCCAGTCGCGGCTGGTTCCCGGCTCATTGAGCGTCGCGGCGGTCACGTCGATTCCGATCTCGCGGGACGGTTCCGCGCCGCCGGGTTCTGTCTCTTTGGCCTGACCACCAGCCCCGAATTCGGCCTGTCACTTGCCAGCGAACCTGAGATCGGTCCGATTACTCGCAATCCGCTCGCACCCGCTCTGTCCGCCGGTGGTTCGTCTGGCGGGGCGGCCGCGGCCGTGGCGGCCGGGATCGTGTCGATCGCCCATGCCACGGATGCTGGTGGTTCTATCCGGGTGCCGGCGGCCTGTTGTGGTCTTGTCGGTCTCAAACCCAGCCGTGGCCTGATGCCGGCCGGCCCGCATTTCGGCAACCACTTGGGCGGCATCGCGACCGAACTGGCCGTCTGCCGTTCGGTGCGCGATACTAAAGCCATTCTTGCGGTCCTTGGCGGGCATGCCTGCGGTCCATTTCCACCGGTCGCGTTGGCTGATGTTCCCGAAGGACGGATGCGCATCGGGGTTCTCACCGCGACCGGTTCCGACCATCCGACCCAACCCGAGCGCTCCGCCGCAACTGAGGAGGCCGCGCGCCGGCTCGAACGCGACGGTCATGTCCTGGTGCCGGTCGCTTTCAGCCAGATCGAGGCCATCTCCGCGATCAGTCGCCGGGTTTTTGCCGACATCGTCTGCATCAATCTCGCCGAGACGATCACGCACTTTGATCTCGATGCGACGCGGACCGAGCGCCTGACGCAGGCCGTGATCGAGCGGGGCCTTGCCCTGTCGGCCCGTAGCCTTTGGCAGAGCCTTAATGCCATGGTTCTGGTCAGCCGTGATCTGTGGCGGCTGTTCGACGGCCTGGACTGCCTGATTGCGCCGATGCTGGCCTCGGCACCGCTGCCGGTTGGCAGCTTTCCGAGCGATCATGCCGACACTGACCTGCATTTCGAGCGCATGGCGGCCTTTGCGCCGCTGGCAGCGCTGGCCAACGCCTCCGGCTTTCCAGCGATCACTTTGCCATTCGGGGCTGACGAGCACGGGCTGCCCTTGCCGGTGCAGATGATTGCACCGATGGGGGCGGATGCATTGCTCTTGCGGCTCGCTGCCGTGCTGGAGCAGGATGGCCGCTGGCAGCATCGCTTTCCCGTCGCAGGATTGGACGCATGA
- a CDS encoding ABC transporter ATP-binding protein, translating to MNTPVLEISGVSKRFGQTLANDDISLSLGKGEIVALLGENGAGKTTLMSILFGHYVPDTGHVRVDGRDLAPGKPRAAIRAGIGMVHQHFSLAPNLTVLENVTTGTESLWSLRSRRTQARARLLSIAERFGLKVDPDARLGDLSVGEQQRVEILKALYTDARILVLDEPTAVLTQIEAERLFATLKDMAAQGLSLIFISHKLDEVMSTADRIVVLRGGRHVAERLAVETSKAELAELMVGRTVTRPVREASTPGEIVLEAAAVTVRVGGVDRLKAIDFRLRAGEVLGIIGVSGNGQANLAQLLSGTLAKTSGDLLLFGEAVGALSVADAVALGIGRIPEDRNKDGVIGEMSIWENVVLERLADFSKNGLVQRAAGLALAQRIIDQFDVRGGSPASRIRLLSGGNMQKLILGRNLINRPRILLAAQPARGLDEGAVAAVHERILEARRQGTAVLLISEDLDEVMALADRIQAIVGGRLSPPIPAEEASARRLGLMMSGEWEKEVVHAV from the coding sequence ATGAACACACCCGTTCTCGAAATATCCGGTGTCAGCAAACGGTTCGGCCAGACGCTCGCTAACGACGACATATCCCTCAGCCTCGGCAAGGGCGAAATCGTCGCTCTTCTCGGCGAAAACGGTGCCGGCAAGACGACCCTGATGAGCATCCTGTTCGGCCACTATGTTCCTGATACCGGCCATGTGCGCGTCGATGGCCGCGACTTGGCACCAGGCAAGCCGCGTGCCGCGATCCGCGCAGGAATCGGCATGGTCCACCAGCACTTCTCGCTCGCCCCGAACCTTACCGTGCTGGAAAATGTCACAACCGGCACCGAAAGCCTCTGGTCCCTTCGGTCTCGTCGGACGCAGGCCCGCGCCCGGCTGCTCTCAATCGCCGAACGCTTCGGCCTGAAGGTCGATCCGGATGCCCGCCTCGGCGATCTCTCGGTCGGCGAACAGCAGCGGGTGGAGATCCTTAAAGCCCTCTATACCGATGCCCGGATTTTGGTGCTCGACGAGCCGACCGCCGTCCTGACCCAGATCGAGGCGGAACGGCTCTTTGCGACGCTGAAAGACATGGCGGCCCAGGGCCTGTCGCTGATCTTTATCTCGCACAAGCTGGACGAGGTGATGTCGACGGCAGACCGCATCGTGGTGCTCCGCGGTGGCCGGCATGTCGCGGAGCGCCTGGCTGTTGAGACGAGCAAGGCCGAGCTTGCCGAACTCATGGTCGGGCGCACCGTCACGCGGCCGGTGCGTGAGGCTTCCACGCCCGGCGAGATCGTGCTGGAGGCCGCAGCCGTCACCGTCCGTGTCGGCGGGGTCGACCGGCTGAAGGCAATCGATTTTAGGCTGCGGGCTGGCGAGGTGCTCGGCATCATCGGCGTGTCCGGCAATGGCCAGGCAAACCTTGCCCAATTGCTCTCCGGCACGCTGGCAAAGACCTCTGGGGACCTGCTGCTGTTCGGCGAGGCGGTCGGCGCGCTATCGGTCGCCGATGCCGTAGCCCTGGGGATTGGCCGCATCCCCGAGGACCGGAACAAGGACGGCGTGATCGGAGAGATGTCGATCTGGGAAAATGTCGTTCTCGAGCGCCTGGCGGATTTTTCCAAAAACGGCCTCGTGCAGCGTGCTGCGGGTCTGGCGCTTGCCCAGCGTATCATCGACCAGTTCGACGTGCGTGGCGGCAGCCCGGCAAGCCGCATCCGGCTCCTCTCCGGCGGCAACATGCAGAAGCTCATTCTCGGGCGCAACCTGATCAATCGCCCGCGCATCCTGCTTGCGGCCCAGCCTGCCCGAGGGCTCGACGAAGGTGCCGTGGCAGCCGTCCATGAACGCATCCTGGAGGCACGGCGGCAGGGAACGGCGGTTCTATTGATTTCCGAGGATCTCGACGAGGTCATGGCGCTTGCCGATCGCATCCAGGCGATCGTCGGCGGTCGGCTCTCGCCGCCAATCCCGGCAGAGGAAGCTTCGGCGCGCAGGCTTGGCCTGATGATGTCCGGCGAATGGGAAAAAGAGGTCGTCCATGCGGTTTGA
- a CDS encoding ABC transporter permease, giving the protein MRFERREHRSVALVVATPLIAIVAALAIAGGLIALAGAPVLEAYWGILKGAFGSRLSATETLTRATPLILTGLAAAVAFRARLWNIGAEGQLYIGAITVAAVSSQLVGDWPAALQIPVLLVLGAVAGMVLLLVPLWLRLRFSVDEVVTTLLLNFVAVLFVSMLIDTVLKDPMAFGWPQSQPVADAGMLPKLLARSRLNLGLVIAVVLAVVLAFVQSRTVFGMQSRAAGLNPQAATFAGVPLGRTLIAVACLSGGLAGLAGAVEVMGVTGYVTTDLSPGYGYSGIVVAMLANLNPLGVVLASLFTATMFVGADGMSRSMGIPSYIADVIVALSLLTMLIAVFFTQYRIRR; this is encoded by the coding sequence ATGCGGTTTGAGCGGCGCGAACATCGCTCAGTAGCGCTCGTGGTGGCGACACCGCTAATCGCCATCGTCGCGGCCTTGGCAATTGCCGGTGGGCTTATTGCCCTCGCCGGGGCGCCGGTCCTGGAGGCCTATTGGGGCATCCTCAAGGGCGCTTTCGGCTCCCGGCTCTCGGCCACCGAGACCCTGACGCGCGCGACACCGCTGATCCTGACCGGGCTTGCGGCGGCTGTCGCCTTTCGGGCGCGCCTGTGGAATATCGGCGCCGAAGGGCAGCTCTATATCGGCGCGATCACAGTCGCGGCGGTCAGCTCGCAGCTGGTCGGCGACTGGCCGGCGGCGCTGCAGATCCCCGTGCTGCTTGTTCTTGGGGCGGTGGCGGGCATGGTGCTGCTACTTGTGCCGCTGTGGCTAAGGTTGCGCTTTTCGGTCGATGAGGTGGTCACGACGCTTCTCCTGAATTTCGTCGCGGTGCTTTTCGTCTCAATGCTGATCGACACGGTGCTGAAGGATCCCATGGCCTTCGGTTGGCCGCAGTCGCAGCCGGTCGCCGATGCCGGCATGCTGCCCAAGCTGCTGGCCCGTTCAAGGCTCAATCTTGGCCTCGTCATTGCAGTCGTGCTCGCTGTCGTGCTTGCCTTCGTCCAGTCGCGCACGGTCTTTGGCATGCAGTCCCGGGCCGCTGGTCTCAATCCCCAGGCCGCGACCTTTGCCGGCGTGCCTCTCGGCCGCACCCTCATTGCCGTCGCCTGCCTTTCCGGCGGACTTGCGGGACTGGCCGGTGCCGTCGAGGTCATGGGTGTGACGGGCTATGTTACCACCGATCTGTCGCCAGGTTACGGCTATTCCGGCATTGTGGTGGCCATGCTCGCCAATCTTAATCCGCTCGGCGTCGTACTCGCTTCCCTCTTCACCGCCACGATGTTCGTTGGCGCCGACGGGATGAGCCGCAGCATGGGCATTCCGAGCTACATCGCCGATGTCATCGTCGCTTTATCGCTTCTCACCATGCTGATCGCCGTCTTCTTCACTCAGTACAGGATCCGCCGATGA
- a CDS encoding ABC transporter permease has product MNEVVDIIASAGLWGAVLRIATPLILGTLGALLCERAGVLNLGIEGIMTFGAMIGWLAVYNGADLWTGFLIAALSGAVFGLLHSVLTVTLGLSQHVSGLGVTLFASSFSYYVFRLLVPVAGTPPTIQPFQPIAIPGLSDLPFVGPAFFVQTPPTYLAILLALVLAYVIFRTPLGLAIRMTGENPHAAEAQGINPMVIRYGAVMAGSALMGMAGAFLTLSAFNSFFPTMVQGRGWICIALVVFASWRPERALIGALLFAFFDAFQLRLQTTLGGTIPYQLFLMIPYVLSIVALAVMARRARVPQALMQPYRRGER; this is encoded by the coding sequence ATGAACGAGGTCGTCGATATCATCGCCTCTGCCGGCCTCTGGGGCGCGGTCCTGCGGATCGCCACCCCGCTCATTCTTGGCACGCTCGGTGCCCTGCTCTGCGAGCGGGCAGGCGTGCTTAATCTTGGCATCGAGGGCATCATGACCTTCGGCGCGATGATTGGCTGGCTCGCCGTCTATAACGGGGCGGACCTGTGGACCGGTTTCCTCATTGCGGCACTGTCCGGGGCCGTGTTCGGCCTGCTGCATTCGGTTCTGACGGTCACGCTCGGCCTGTCCCAGCATGTCTCCGGCCTTGGAGTCACACTCTTTGCCTCGAGCTTCAGTTATTACGTTTTCCGCCTGCTGGTGCCCGTCGCCGGCACGCCTCCGACCATCCAGCCTTTCCAGCCGATTGCGATCCCGGGCCTGAGCGACCTGCCTTTCGTTGGTCCAGCCTTCTTTGTCCAGACACCGCCGACCTATCTCGCCATCCTGCTCGCGCTCGTTCTTGCTTATGTCATCTTCCGCACCCCGCTCGGACTTGCGATCCGCATGACCGGCGAGAACCCGCATGCCGCCGAAGCCCAGGGTATCAACCCTATGGTGATCCGCTACGGCGCCGTCATGGCCGGCAGCGCGCTGATGGGCATGGCCGGGGCCTTCCTCACGCTCTCGGCCTTCAACAGCTTCTTCCCGACCATGGTGCAGGGGCGCGGTTGGATCTGCATTGCACTGGTGGTCTTTGCCTCGTGGCGGCCGGAGCGGGCATTGATTGGAGCCCTGCTTTTCGCCTTTTTCGACGCCTTCCAACTGCGTCTGCAAACGACGCTTGGCGGAACCATACCCTACCAGCTCTTCCTGATGATCCCCTATGTCCTTTCGATCGTGGCACTCGCCGTCATGGCGCGCCGCGCCCGCGTTCCCCAGGCACTGATGCAACCCTACCGGCGCGGCGAGCGCTGA
- a CDS encoding amidohydrolase family protein — translation MFDLIVRNANLPDGRQGFDIGLTGGHIAAIEKHLDAVAGEEIDATGRLVSPPFCDPHFHMDATLSLGMPRMNVSGTLLEGIALWGELRPQLTREALVDRALRYCDLAVSQGLLFIRSHVDTSDPRLVTAEALIEVRERVAPYITLQLVAFPQDGYYRAAEGVRSLERALDMGIDIVGGIPHFERTMDEGRLSLEALCRLAAERGLPVDIHCDETDDPMSRHIETLAAETIRHGLQGRVAGSHLTSMHSMDNYYVSKLIPLMAEAEINVIPNPLINIMLQGRHDTYPKRRGLTRVRELMAAGLNVSFGQDCTMDPWYSMGSADMLEVGHMAIHVAQMGGIEDKKQIFDALTVNSARTMGLEGYGLEVGCKADLVILQAADVIEALRLKPTRLCVVKGGKVISRSAPRIGELFLAGRPARIDPGLDYVPKV, via the coding sequence ATGTTCGATCTGATCGTGCGAAACGCCAATCTGCCTGACGGCCGCCAGGGTTTTGATATCGGGCTTACCGGCGGGCACATTGCCGCCATCGAGAAACATCTTGACGCCGTCGCCGGCGAGGAAATCGACGCAACTGGCCGCCTCGTCAGTCCACCCTTCTGCGATCCGCATTTCCACATGGATGCGACGCTGTCGCTCGGAATGCCGCGGATGAATGTGTCGGGCACTCTCCTCGAAGGCATTGCGCTCTGGGGTGAATTGCGGCCGCAGCTGACCAGGGAGGCGCTGGTTGACCGCGCGTTGCGCTACTGCGATCTCGCCGTGTCGCAGGGCCTGCTCTTCATCCGCAGCCATGTCGATACCTCTGATCCGCGGCTGGTCACGGCAGAAGCCCTGATCGAGGTACGCGAGCGGGTGGCGCCCTATATCACCCTGCAGCTCGTGGCCTTCCCGCAGGACGGCTACTACCGCGCGGCCGAGGGTGTGAGATCACTGGAGCGAGCGCTCGACATGGGGATCGACATCGTCGGCGGCATTCCGCATTTCGAGCGCACCATGGACGAGGGGCGACTGTCGCTCGAAGCACTTTGCCGGCTCGCGGCAGAGCGCGGTCTGCCGGTGGACATCCATTGCGACGAGACCGACGATCCAATGTCGCGCCACATCGAAACGCTTGCTGCCGAGACCATCCGCCATGGCTTGCAGGGCCGCGTCGCCGGCTCGCATCTGACCTCCATGCATTCCATGGATAACTATTACGTCTCGAAGCTCATCCCGTTGATGGCCGAGGCTGAGATCAACGTCATTCCCAATCCTTTGATCAACATCATGCTGCAGGGCCGGCACGACACCTACCCCAAGCGGCGCGGGCTCACCCGCGTGCGCGAACTAATGGCGGCCGGGCTCAACGTTTCTTTCGGCCAGGATTGCACCATGGACCCCTGGTATTCCATGGGCTCTGCCGACATGCTCGAAGTCGGTCACATGGCAATCCATGTAGCGCAGATGGGTGGCATCGAGGACAAGAAGCAGATCTTCGACGCATTGACCGTCAATTCGGCGAGAACAATGGGGCTCGAAGGTTATGGCCTTGAGGTCGGATGCAAGGCCGACCTCGTGATCCTGCAGGCGGCCGACGTGATCGAGGCGCTCAGGCTGAAGCCAACCCGGCTCTGCGTCGTCAAGGGCGGCAAAGTCATCTCGCGCAGCGCGCCACGTATCGGCGAGCTGTTTCTGGCGGGACGTCCAGCTCGCATTGACCCGGGTCTTGATTATGTGCCGAAGGTCTGA
- a CDS encoding efflux RND transporter periplasmic adaptor subunit has product MNTLNEYDRKLVETLKSLSLETMTDPPKPRRKVILWIIGVLTAAVVPAAVILISPNSAIDIKTALFGALEPATTVRSIPLEEDRIESGKSPADANPSPPAAREITGSGYLVAPQSTSVYARYQGEITSIAIDLGDRVQSGQPLVILKDPSATLALEQVRATKVSADLVLAAREISLAQTAAALHRVDTLVQRNATSRKDYEDAEAAWKSASNFVDQARQDVIRAELAIRIAQEQVDSLTVRAPFAGTVTKLTAHVGDTVLARADSVRESQSLLTLTDMNSMVIDADVAETNTSMLRPGLPGEAVLDGFPDQPFKIELQRVAPVASVEKGTVGIRLSLLNPPAGIRPNMAARIRISVPKPQTQSQPYVGEAQP; this is encoded by the coding sequence ATGAACACGCTCAACGAATACGACCGGAAGCTCGTCGAAACGCTCAAGTCTCTGTCCCTGGAGACGATGACCGATCCGCCGAAGCCACGCCGCAAAGTGATCCTCTGGATCATAGGCGTCCTGACTGCCGCAGTGGTTCCTGCGGCCGTCATCCTCATCTCCCCGAACTCTGCGATTGACATCAAGACTGCACTTTTCGGAGCGCTTGAACCTGCCACAACGGTTCGGTCCATCCCGCTCGAAGAGGATAGGATCGAGAGCGGTAAATCGCCTGCTGATGCGAATCCGTCGCCGCCAGCCGCACGTGAGATTACCGGCTCCGGCTATCTGGTCGCACCGCAATCGACATCTGTTTACGCCAGATACCAGGGCGAGATCACCAGCATTGCCATCGACCTTGGCGACCGTGTCCAATCCGGCCAGCCACTGGTCATCCTGAAGGATCCGAGCGCAACTCTGGCTCTTGAACAGGTTAGGGCGACCAAGGTCTCCGCCGATCTGGTCCTAGCTGCACGAGAAATCAGCCTTGCGCAGACAGCGGCGGCTCTTCATCGCGTCGACACGCTCGTTCAGCGGAATGCGACGTCCAGAAAGGACTATGAAGACGCGGAAGCAGCCTGGAAGAGCGCTTCAAACTTCGTCGATCAGGCTCGCCAGGATGTCATCAGGGCCGAACTCGCAATCCGCATTGCACAAGAGCAAGTGGATTCACTGACAGTGCGCGCGCCCTTTGCCGGAACCGTGACGAAGCTGACCGCCCATGTAGGCGACACGGTCCTTGCCCGTGCAGACAGCGTCCGGGAAAGCCAGAGCCTTCTGACGCTCACGGACATGAACAGCATGGTCATTGACGCCGATGTTGCCGAAACCAATACCTCGATGCTTCGACCTGGCTTGCCTGGCGAGGCTGTCCTGGACGGTTTTCCGGATCAGCCGTTCAAGATCGAGCTGCAGCGGGTCGCGCCGGTCGCATCCGTCGAAAAAGGCACGGTCGGAATCCGGCTCTCACTCCTCAATCCGCCTGCCGGCATCAGGCCCAACATGGCGGCACGCATCCGCATCTCTGTTCCGAAACCCCAGACACAATCCCAACCTTACGTGGGAGAAGCCCAGCCATGA
- a CDS encoding ABC transporter ATP-binding protein, protein MSDQPTDTPFIRFRHVKKGYSFAGEAISIFDDLDLDIPRGDFVAVMGPSGSGKSTLLNMLAGVESPDAGEIAIGAARLDLMGESARSAWRAHNMGIVFQFYNLLPMLTAAENVELPLLLKPVSAKERCIRVGKVLDLVGLAGRERQYPGLMSGGQQQRVGIARAIAADPDLLLCDEPTGDLDRKSADDVLAMLRLLNRELGKTIVMVTHDPQAARHARRTLHLDKGRFVDERETA, encoded by the coding sequence ATGAGCGACCAGCCAACAGACACGCCCTTTATCCGTTTTCGACATGTCAAAAAGGGATACAGCTTCGCAGGAGAGGCAATCTCGATCTTTGACGATCTCGATCTGGATATCCCGCGAGGCGATTTCGTCGCCGTCATGGGGCCGTCGGGATCGGGCAAATCGACGCTGCTCAATATGCTGGCGGGCGTCGAAAGCCCGGACGCGGGCGAGATTGCCATTGGCGCCGCCAGACTGGACCTGATGGGCGAAAGCGCCCGTTCGGCATGGCGTGCGCACAACATGGGCATCGTCTTCCAGTTCTACAACCTTCTACCTATGCTCACTGCGGCGGAGAATGTCGAACTGCCGCTCCTGCTCAAGCCTGTCTCTGCAAAGGAGCGTTGCATCCGCGTCGGCAAGGTTCTCGATCTCGTGGGCCTTGCGGGGCGTGAGCGACAGTATCCGGGGCTGATGTCCGGCGGCCAGCAACAACGGGTCGGCATTGCGCGCGCCATCGCGGCCGATCCCGATCTACTGTTGTGTGACGAACCGACCGGCGATCTCGACCGCAAATCCGCAGACGACGTGCTGGCCATGTTGCGTCTCCTCAACCGAGAGCTGGGAAAGACCATCGTGATGGTGACCCACGATCCGCAGGCCGCACGTCACGCCCGCCGGACCTTACATCTCGACAAGGGACGTTTCGTCGACGAGAGGGAGACCGCCTGA
- a CDS encoding ABC transporter permease, translating into MSFFRLARRNAWRKPLRTFLLIFCVTVAFLIYGLTASFLNGTQGTTGASDDLLGVMSTAGRTQALPMAAMTRIASEPGIASVAYMTRMRGYVTFEKNVVGVSAGNPALIAKVNGQELGLTPELVSALGEARERVLVGRALAEAQGWSVGQRITVTSFQTARKDGTRDWRFDIAGIFEGETASTDTYFMLANYDYINTARSRGTDTVDAFVVRPAPGTSAGALAARIDALFANSATPTRTQSEKQFLEGFLRQYADVGLIINLVIGAAFVTLLMIVINTMMFAVRERTFEIGVLKTLGFSRKRIFILVLGETLFLFALGGTLGLVLAKLATVVTGPALGLVFSMTVLAKAASLIAVLGLVTGLIPAINAMRTPITAAFRAR; encoded by the coding sequence ATGAGCTTCTTCCGCCTCGCCAGACGCAACGCCTGGCGCAAGCCATTGCGCACGTTTTTGTTGATCTTTTGCGTGACAGTCGCCTTCCTGATCTATGGGCTGACCGCGAGCTTTCTTAATGGCACACAGGGAACGACCGGCGCCAGTGATGATCTCCTGGGTGTCATGAGCACAGCAGGGCGAACGCAAGCCTTGCCAATGGCCGCTATGACACGCATCGCCTCCGAACCCGGTATCGCTTCGGTCGCTTACATGACACGCATGCGCGGCTACGTGACTTTCGAGAAGAACGTGGTGGGCGTGAGCGCTGGCAATCCGGCACTAATTGCAAAGGTGAACGGCCAGGAGCTTGGCCTGACGCCGGAACTAGTTTCAGCTCTCGGGGAGGCGCGCGAAAGAGTGTTGGTGGGCCGTGCGCTCGCGGAAGCACAGGGATGGTCGGTTGGTCAGCGCATCACGGTCACATCTTTCCAGACCGCGCGCAAAGACGGAACCCGCGATTGGCGCTTCGACATCGCCGGCATTTTCGAAGGCGAGACCGCCAGCACCGACACCTATTTCATGCTGGCAAACTACGATTACATCAATACGGCGCGTTCGCGGGGCACGGATACCGTCGATGCCTTCGTCGTGCGGCCTGCGCCGGGTACTTCCGCTGGCGCGCTTGCAGCGCGTATCGATGCCCTCTTCGCCAATTCGGCGACACCTACCCGCACTCAATCGGAAAAGCAGTTCCTGGAAGGCTTCCTGCGCCAATATGCCGATGTAGGGTTGATCATCAATCTAGTTATTGGCGCCGCTTTCGTGACCTTGCTGATGATCGTCATCAATACAATGATGTTTGCGGTGCGCGAACGCACCTTCGAAATCGGTGTCCTGAAAACCCTGGGCTTCTCACGGAAGCGCATTTTCATTCTTGTCCTCGGCGAGACACTCTTTCTGTTTGCACTCGGCGGCACGCTTGGCCTTGTCCTGGCAAAGCTTGCCACAGTGGTGACCGGACCGGCGCTCGGCCTCGTCTTCTCGATGACGGTGCTGGCCAAGGCCGCCTCACTCATCGCCGTGCTTGGGCTCGTCACCGGCCTGATACCTGCCATAAACGCCATGCGCACACCGATCACGGCCGCCTTTAGAGCGAGATAA